TGGTTCCCAGAAGGCTTAATCTGAAATGGCAGGTCTGGAGAGATATCAAGGCTCACTTCACTATTTTTCCCTGAGTCTCGGTCCCGCACGTTAAACAATCCCACTACTGTGCCCACTGGTGTGTTCTCCAGGACAGGGTTGACTAAAGAGGCCAGTAGTACCTCTGGGGCATTGTCATTGTCATCTCCCACATCCACTTGAATCACACAGTGGCCTTCCATGGCTGGCTGTCCCTGGTCACGGGCTCTTGCATGAATTTCATAGAAACTTGACTCCTCAAAGTCTATGGGACCCAATACATGGATTGCTCCACTGCTAGGGTCTAGGTCAAAGAGATTCCGCACTGCTTCAGATGTATGATCTCCAAAAGAATAGTCTAGTTGGCCATTGGTGCCCTCATCTGGATCAGTGGCATTAAGGCGGAGCAGCAGTGTACCCATGGGTGCATTCTCAGGGAGTCCCACACGTAGAACTGAGGACTGGAAGGTTGGAGCATTATCATTGATGTCCAGCACAGTGACAGAGATGAGGGTGGTCCCTGAGCGGGCTGGGATACCGCCATCCACAGCAGTGAGTACCAGCTGATGTCTTGCCTGGGCTTCACGGTCGAGTTGCTGCTCTAGCACCAGCTCTGGGAACAGCTTCCCATCTTTTAGGGTCTTCACATTCAGAGAGAAGTGGATGCTGGGGCTTAGAGTGTAGAAGCTCACAGTATTGGTCCCCAcatctggatcctgggcactaTCCAGTGGAAATCGTGCCCCAAGGGCAGCTGATTCCGAAATGCGTATCTCTCGCTCAGGGGTGGCAAACCTAGGAGAGTTGTCATTGAGATCCAGGATCTCTACCTCTACACGGATTAGTTCCAGGGGGTGTTCAGTCACCACCTGCACTGGCAGCAGACAGCTGGTGCTGGCTCCACACAGGCTTTCTCGGTCAATCTTTTGATTCACTGCCagagcaccactcatcaagctcaGGGAAAAATAGTGTCCATTCTCCTCAGAGCCCAACCGCAGTCGGCGGCTCAACAGATCTGTCACCTTTAAGCCTAGATCCTGGGCAACATTCCCCACCAGCGTCCCCGGCTCAGACTCCTCCACCACTGAGTAACGAAGCTGCCCAGACACCCAGCCCCAGCAGCACAAGGACAACATGCACAGCACTTGCCATTTCCCAGCGAGCTGTGGGGGTGTCTTGGGCCCCATGACCCAGAAGTCCCTTCCTGGACACTGACTCTGTGCTGTCCTGTCTCCAAGGTAGACCCAGAGCTTGGAATGTAGCAGCTGAAATCTCCTATGTCTCCTTCCAGCCTCTTAAAAACTGCTCCGAGGTCTGTCTGCCTGCAGCAGTTCTTCTTAGTCACCAaatggcgggggtgggggggggggggggaattaaATCTGAGtggagctggggagctgggggaggagaggtgggcaggaagAGCAGATCTCCCACCTCAGCTCTGAGTCTGATTGGCTAAAAAGTCTGTCTGCTCTCAACCAATTATAAAGTCTCCTCAGTCCTGGAAACCTTAGGAACAGGAGCTGCAAATCTGTGTCACAGAAGCCTTCTACCTCCCCACTCATTTCGTGCTGCAGGTTGATTCAGCCCCCTTGGCAGCCAAGTTTGACAGCTCAGATGGCACTCAACAGGAAGACAAAGTGGTACAGAACTTCTCAGTGTCCTGTCCCAGCAACTTCCTGCATGACTTCGGAAGCTTCCACTACTTTGCTTGAACCACCAAAACTTTGTCCTTCTGGGAGAGAGAAGCATAACCCACGCTTCCCCCCACCCTCCGTCATCCTACTAAATGCTGCTAAGGTGAGAGAAAAGTTTCGTTAGGACCCTGCAGAGTCTTGCTCTGACTCTCCAGCAGTgctttgaggaacctccatgtcAGCTGATGGCTATAGGACTCAGCTCTCCTGAGATCCCAGACTTCAGCTATGGAATGACCATCACAGTTTGTGGTAGGGGGAACATTTATGGGACTGATTCAGGTCACCAGGAGAGTGACTAGAGTCTAGGCATGGCCTCTAGGATTTATGGTTTCACCAATTCAGAAGAACTCTACTTAAAGACTCCGAGAGTGGCTGTCTCTATGAAGTACAGCAGCATGCTGTAAACCAGTTATCTGACATTAAGTGATTTCACTTACTGCTTTTTTCCCAAAAAGGTAATACTCCCCTGCCCTCAATCGACTGCATCTAGCTCAAATCCCACAGTGGGGACTTGATTGGGCCTCCGAAATACCTGGACTAAAGATCTCTGCTTCTACTTTGATGCCTCTCCACTCCCTTGGCTCTTTCCTCTTTGTGCTCTCTGCTGTGTTTCAAGCAGAGTTCCCTTTACAATGGACTAGGGTGTACTTGATACTGTGGGGCAAAGACACTAGCTCTCCTCAATCCATTGGGAAATGGTAACTTAGAGTTAAGGTAGTCCAGAACCTGGCCCCCTCATTCAGGAAGAGTAGAGAAAGAGTCACCTGGGTTTAGGTGACTGCCTGGTGCATCCTATCCTTATGCACTATAGCCTTGTATGCTCCCACATTCTGGTAGCATGCTTCCACAATACTCTGGCTCTTGATCACTTACTTTCATTTCTTACTCTCAGATAAGGGCATAACCCACCCCCAAGTACTAATCTGTGACAACTCCCTGGTTAATTCACAAAACACTTCTAAAGCACAGCATCTACCACATAGTTACCACTCACAAAAATGGTGACATCACTACAGGCTCTTACAGAGAGGCTAGTACTCTCTGGGACATGGCCCAGCCATATGCCTGGATCAGAATAACCCTCAGGCATTGGCTGAGCCTGTAAAGGTCTCACCTCTAGCCCATAGAGAAGATCAGAGGGTGGGCAGCTTGGGCGAACAGGCTCCCCTGCCATAGGTGCACTGGGTGACTTCACCATCATGAAGCTATCGCTCCGAGTGGGTGCAGAAGCCAAGGGTGTACAGCCATGAGAGTGGCCACCCACATCAACAAACTTGATAGGATCATCTGACCCTAGCTGGATTCGGAGGATCCCATTGGAAGGAGGAAGCCCCTCCCTCCTTCGAGATCGGGTGAGACAGGCACAGGTGCCAGCAGGAAGGCAGGTCACTCCACAGGCAGCCCCACGCAGACACTTAGAGAGCAGTGCCACGAATGAGCCAAAGGAGACAAAGCAAATTGCCACTAGTGATACAGCCAAGTAGAGGGTCAGGCGGGATTCTCCTTCCCTTGGAGCTGAAGATTCTCGAAGATCAGGAACAACTGGATGAGTGTCTTCCTCCAAGGACACTAGGAGAGTAACGGAGGTAGAGAGTGGTGGGCTACCACTATCCTTTACCACAATGACCAACTTCTGTGGTGGGAGATCAGCTGGGATGGGAACAGCCGTCCGTACCTCCCCAGCATAGCGAGAGACTGCAAACAGGCTGGGATCTGGGGCCTCCAGGAGCTGATATGAAACCCAAGCGTTGTAACCTGAATCCAAGTCCACAGCAGTCACCTTTGTGACTAGGTGGCCAGCACCAACTGATGGAGGCAGTGCTTGGGGACATAAGGAACCAGGCCGGGCCCTAGGGCGGAGCACAGCTGGGGCATTGTCATTGAGGTCCAGCACAAATAGACGAACTGTCACAGTGCTACTAAGGGGTGGGTTGCCCCGATCCCGGGCCTGCACCTCAAACTGCAGTGTCTGTGTTTGCTCATAGTCAAAGGATCGAGTAGCATGAACAGCTCCTGTCTGGGGGTTCAGAGAGATGAAGGAGGAAGCTGACACATCTCGATTTCTGGGCTCTAGGAGAGAGTAGGAGATAAGCGCATTCAAGCCAGAGTCTGGATCAGAGGCTGCAAGGGAGCAAAGCAGGTCCCCTGGGCGATTGTTCTCAGGAACAAACACCTCATGTGATCTCTGGAAGAAAGAAGGTGGGTTATCATTCACATCTGAAATATTGAGGAAAATAGTCCTCTGGGTACTCAGAGGAGGGTTCCCAGCATCAGAAGCAGTGACCATGATGTCATAGCTGGATCTGGCCTCTCGGTCCAAGGGCCCAGCAGTCACCAGGGAGAACTGGTTCCTGAAGGCAGACTTGAGGGCAAATGGCAGGTGGTCAGGAATACGGAGACTCACATCTCCATTTGACCCTGAGTCAGGGTCCTGCACACTGATGAGCGCCACCACAGTGCCAGGTTCTGCACTCTCTGGGAGAGTCCCAAGCTCTGAGGTCACCGTGATGTGGGGGGCATTGTCATTTACATCCAGGAGATCCACCCGAAGGCTGCAATGTTGCTCCATGGCTGGAGAACCCCCGTCACGAGCGCGAACATCAAATTCATAATAATTCTCACTCTCAAAGTCTAGGGGCCCCTGAAGGGTAAGCTTTCCAGTAGTGGGGTGCAGGCTAAAGAGGTTTCTTACACGATCAGGGGTGTGACCACTGAAAGAAAAAGTGACGTTACCACTGGGACCCAGGTCCGGGTCAGAGGCATTGAGCTGGATGAGCAGCATGCCGGCCGGTGCACTCTCCAACACACTTATCCTGTAGCTGGATTGCTGGAAGGCTGGGGCGTTGTCGTTCACGTCCAGCACTGATACCCGGAGTTCTGCGGTGCCAGATCTTGGGGGGTTCCCTCCATCCACAGCAGTCAGCACCAGGCGGTAGTCTGATTGCTTCTCCCGATCCAAAGGTTTCTCCAGGAGCAGCTCTGGGACCAGGCTGCCGTCGCTGCGCTTCTTGACATCCAGTGCAAAGTGTTCATTGGAGCTTAGTCTATAGCTGCTGATGGAGTTGCTCCCCACATCTGCATCCTGAGCCTTTTCCAAGGGGAAACGCTGTCCTGGAGGAGCTGCCTCTCCAATTTCCAAGTCCAGCTGCTGCCGAGGAAATCGGGGGGCGTGATCATTCACATCCACGATTTCTACCTCTGCTCGGTACATTTCCAAAGGCCCTTCGGTTACAAACTCCAGGGGCACGATGCAGCTGGCACTGAGCCCACACAGTGCCTCTCGATCGATTGGATTCTTGATGAGCAGGGCTCCGCTGTCCAAATCCACACGGAAGTGTCTTTGGTTCACCTCTCCAGCGACCTGCAGCCTGCGAGCTGACAGACTCTCTGTATCCAGCAGGAAATCTTGGGCGACATTCCCTACAAAAGTCCCTTCCTGTGACTCCTCTGGGACCGGGTAGCGGATCTGCCCAAAAACGTAACCCAGGTGGCAACAGAGGAACAAAAGGGTAGTCCCCCTGCAGATTTCTATCCAGCTTCTCACCTTGCGGAGCATTGCTGCCGCCTGCTAGTTCTTTACCCGGTCCTGAGAAGCGGAAGAAGCCGACCCACCCCAAATGGCCACAGCAGCTGGAGACACCTATCTCCCTTTCCCCGCGCCAGCTCTGGCGCGGCTGGGCCGGCGCCGCAAGGGTTACGCGCCGTTTTTTGCTGGTGGCGGGGTAGATTTGTCTGCCTTCCACCACCCGATTGGCAGGCAGCGGCTCCTGGGCTCAGCCAATAGGCTGAGCAGAGAACATCCCAATAGCAGCAGGGTTAATGCGTCGCAgcattggaggaaaaaaaaaaacatacacatacaaaaaacaaaaaacccacctATTTTTTCACCTTCCTCCCGCTCAACAGCATTTCTTTCCACGGGTTGTTACCTCTATAGAGAGGCAGACAACATACatgtaggggtttttttttcccttaacacACCAACTTCCCCCGCCCCTTTTCGGCGGGGAAAACAGCGACAGCCAGAGCCCTAGCAACCTGCAGCCTAGAGAGTGAGTAGCCATTTGAGACTGGTCACTTTGTTCAAGCCAGTGTTGTCATCCACCAATATTCTAAATGAGTAGCTTCTGCTTCAGTCTGATTGTATTAGAGCTACAGCTAATTAGAAGCATTGCCATATAGTCAAAACTCTCTGCAGATTGTTCCGAAATGTATCCATCTCTTTGCAGAAAAGGCTCACACATTAATGTAGCCAATTACATTTATGCAGTACACGTTTTTGTTGTAACAGGAGGCGCAGTGGAAACCAAACCCTTTTTATTCAGACACTTGCTAGTGATATACTAAATTATCATTCATTGATTTCAAGGACAGTATGGAAGGAGGTGAAGCAAGGTGGAGGAAGCCAGGAGAGGGAGATGATCCAAATCAGTAAAGAATCAGTGTCTGGGAGGCGCTAAGGACTAGATCTCATTACCTGGCAGAATGCTAATGTTCACAGATTTAATAGCTTCCTTGAATGATTGAGATCAGCTACCAACAGCATTGTGCCTACAAATCCCCTTTATTTGACACCACGGTATGCTTGATATGTTGTTAACTAGCAACATAGACTGTTTCAAAAGAGCCAGCTTTTCACTTAGCCCCAGGAAGCCTCTTGGAGCTGGAGACTTGATCTCACTCCACCCTCACCCTGATCCAGACCGTCCCAGGAGCCAGGCTACCACCTTGCACAAATGCAGAAACACAGCAAACTGTAATCTGAGTGGCAAACATACCAgaggacaaaaaaggaaaatccagcCTGATCTGGACATGAGATTTCTTAGCTCATCTGAATCCTCACCTAGACTACCACTGGCTGCCAAAACCAGTGGCAAAACCTGGGGTTCTTATTGTCCCCAGATGTTTTCCAAACCCTTCATCCTTAGGAATATCCTTTTGACTGGTAAGGCCAGGAACCAATATTCTGGTCTCAAAGAGAGGGATCTGGCTTTCTGTGTTCTTACACCAGGATTTACTACCTCAGTGAATGACACCATCGTCCACCCAGCTGCCTCATTCAGAatgagggagggatggggagggtcATCCTCTCCCTGACTCCCTATGGCATGTAATCAACAAGTCCTGACGATTTTACACAGTCATCTCTCTCCATCTATACTGCCACTGTGGTGGTTCAAGCATTTGTCAGTCTTCTCCTCATATATTATAATAGCCTTCAACTGTTCTGTTTGTCTCAGTCCCAATATCCCCAATCCATTTCACTTATGGCTGCCAGAATAATgtctgtaaaacaaacaaaaaatccctgATAATATCATATCTATGTCAGTTCAAAATTCTGCAATGACTATCatctatatataataaaataaaaactccttgGCCTGACCTAACCTCAAGATCTAACTCCTGCCTACTGGCTTCACTTTCTTGCAAAGACTGTCTGTTTTACAAACATACTTTAAGCTTCAGCAGTAATGAAATATCATTATCCCTCTGCATGGAATTTCCTGCaagggcccctccctgccccccttccCCCTTTACTATTTGATAAACTACTACTCAACCTTTAGCTCAGGCATCACCACCTCTATGAAGCCTTCCTGATTTCCCCAGGCTAGCTTAggtgtttctttccctttgttcCCATTGCTTCTTGTATTATGCAAATCtccattatccttttttttttttttgcatatctgTCTCCTGTGGAACTCCATGTACCATAatggcagggactgtgtcttttcatcttttacaATGTCTGGCAAATAgggatgctcagtaaatggtgaattattgatattatcatttgttagttcaacaaatatttattgaatacttgtaCTTTATATGAGTACTTTACATTGAGTACAAACACTTTATATGCATTACTTTTCACTCTCATGACAATTTTGAAAGGAggtattatctttattttatagatgaggaaaccagaattcagaaaggttaagagaCTTGCCTAAGCTAAACAACTAGTCTGTGCAGTACTCATATCCCCTACTGTACCCCTGGTCCATCTGGTAAGAAACAAAGCCTCTTTCTATAACATCTTAAATGATTTTCCCACAAGTTTGTCATCCCTATAACCATAAACTGGCCCTTTACTAATGCCAAGAATTATACCTCCTATAGGTCTCAATTCCTTATATTTGCAAGTTCGCACCAAAACCAACAGGCACACAGTCTGTATTTCTAGAACTGGAGCATCATGAAGACTTAATCTTACATATCCTTGATTTGACCTTTTTATTTCAGGAAGGTGATTCTCCCACCTCtagattttttaaacagctttatcaAGATGTAcatcacataccatacaattcattcatttaaagtgtacaattcaatagtttttagtatattcatttaCACTAAAAtgatgcaaccatcaccacaatctaattatAGAAAGTTTTTGTCACTCCCAAAAGAAATTCCATACCCATTGCCCAGCTCtagatttttaaagaacagtTGCCCAAGTGCAAGTAGTTTAGGAAGGTTTTCTCTTTAAATGATTGACATATCTTCTTATATCTCCCCTACAATACTCTTCTAGATCTAGTCTATGTAAAGTTATAAGGTTAGGAAATAACATGACAGAATTTTTTCAAGTTCAGCCTGGCCCAATAGGGCTGTCTCCTGGTTCCGTGAACACCAGAATAATACTTTACTTCATAAATATGCCAACTGATAGACTGGCAGGTtctagggcagtggttttcaaacttgtctgcacactggaatcactgGAGGACCTtcaaaaaatactgatgcttgtgtcccacccccagagattgtgctctaattggtctggggtgtggTCTGGGCTTCAGAATTTCTACAAGATCCCTAGGTGATTCTAGTGTGTAACCAAGTTTGAGAACATTGTTCTAGGGAAAATGCCAGTTGATTTCTAGTCTGATCGGAAGAGCAGCAGCTGTTTCTCTCTGGCTTTCATCCCTCCTTGGCCATTCCATATATGCCTCTACTTTGTCATCTTTGGTGTCTCCAGATTTGCTCATTTCCAAGATGTGTTTAAGATTTAGGGTGGGTAAAGaactaacaaaaaaataatggtaatagTAAGAATTTTTTAACATGTATGatacaccaggcactgtgcatgTGTCATGCAGTAATCTTATGAAGtcctttttattccctttttgcATCTGAGAACTGGGCTTAGAAAGGAGACTAACTTGGCCAAGGACTCATGGTTGGTAAGTGGTGAAGCCTCATTTGTCTAACTGTCAAATCTAAGGGTTGGTAGCAATAATACACTTATTAGTAACAAAATAACAATGATTTTCCCACAATTGGAAGTGTGTGTAAGTATCACTCCAAGACAAAGGCCTTGCAGTCACTTGCACACCatcctgaatgaatgaaagctttACCTTTCTCAAGATAGGAGTTTACCTACCTTTCACACTGTGTGTATACCTAAGAAGAATAATGCTGGAAGGCTAGGGAATAACACTGTGGGTACAAAAGAACTTTCATTTTATGCTTTATCTTCTTTTAGATTgtctgaatttattttcaaaataaatgattacttttataattaatgGTGGTTATCTTTGGATTTGGGGATTATAGttagttttaactttttctttataattttatgcattttccaaattttctataatgcaCATGCATTACTactataacataaaaatattttgtaaacaacATACACATCATTTCCAGTAGTgtgcttgaaataaaatttaaaggatgtgtaaaattttatttctttcatagaaaatCATCTGAGAATGAGGTACAGGATCTGTGTCGGCAAAGGAAAATTAGAAGCAAACCATGAGTTTTAATGCAGATCTCACAATCATTTGCAAGATGGACGAATGAGGTAGTTTTTATATTCCTAGCGGCTGCCACTGGTTAGAGGTATCCAGCAGCTTGTTCCCAATGCAAATGACACCAAGCTAAGCTCTGAGTGCTGGGATCTTGGGTTATAGCTTAAAGATCCCTTACCAAGATTGGTTAGTTGTGATGGCAAGTGAATGCTGAGGGTGTGGATTGCGTCTACAGATGAGTCAATTAACTCCACACTGTGTGGGACTACAAACCACACTCTAGCCAGGCCATCCCCCTCACAAAGGTACAACGTTTGCTCTAGGAAGGGCCAGGTGAAAATGTGGATGCATAATTAGGTAAATATCTTCATCACTAAAAAACACCTCATACCTTCCACAACATGGTGCAGGAATCAAAAAGCATTACTATCATTATGGGATGACTTGCTAACTCTT
This region of Equus quagga isolate Etosha38 chromosome 7, UCLA_HA_Equagga_1.0, whole genome shotgun sequence genomic DNA includes:
- the LOC124242383 gene encoding protocadherin gamma-C4, whose translation is MLRKVRSWIEICRGTTLLFLCCHLGYVFGQIRYPVPEESQEGTFVGNVAQDFLLDTESLSARRLQVAGEVNQRHFRVDLDSGALLIKNPIDREALCGLSASCIVPLEFVTEGPLEMYRAEVEIVDVNDHAPRFPRQQLDLEIGEAAPPGQRFPLEKAQDADVGSNSISSYRLSSNEHFALDVKKRSDGSLVPELLLEKPLDREKQSDYRLVLTAVDGGNPPRSGTAELRVSVLDVNDNAPAFQQSSYRISVLESAPAGMLLIQLNASDPDLGPSGNVTFSFSGHTPDRVRNLFSLHPTTGKLTLQGPLDFESENYYEFDVRARDGGSPAMEQHCSLRVDLLDVNDNAPHITVTSELGTLPESAEPGTVVALISVQDPDSGSNGDVSLRIPDHLPFALKSAFRNQFSLVTAGPLDREARSSYDIMVTASDAGNPPLSTQRTIFLNISDVNDNPPSFFQRSHEVFVPENNRPGDLLCSLAASDPDSGLNALISYSLLEPRNRDVSASSFISLNPQTGAVHATRSFDYEQTQTLQFEVQARDRGNPPLSSTVTVRLFVLDLNDNAPAVLRPRARPGSLCPQALPPSVGAGHLVTKVTAVDLDSGYNAWVSYQLLEAPDPSLFAVSRYAGEVRTAVPIPADLPPQKLVIVVKDSGSPPLSTSVTLLVSLEEDTHPVVPDLRESSAPREGESRLTLYLAVSLVAICFVSFGSFVALLSKCLRGAACGVTCLPAGTCACLTRSRRREGLPPSNGILRIQLGSDDPIKFVDVGGHSHGCTPLASAPTRSDSFMMVKSPSAPMAGEPVRPSCPPSDLLYGLEVRPLQAQPMPEGYSDPGIWLGHVPESTSLSVRACSDVTIFVSGNYVVDAVL